A window from Thermomonas aquatica encodes these proteins:
- a CDS encoding HD domain-containing phosphohydrolase, whose protein sequence is MDGKHKSLPLYLHITLLSVGLVAVTGLVLRHFGDVIPGLGEFGLLLGAVAVLALLASRRIAAPLAELAKQAEAVRRFDFSDHPLIRSPVQEIDQLGGAFDLMRDAVRRFLRINRRLATETDLEALQPWLLDKMVDLAGARGGVLYLVDGVTDALGATALDAEGGRARAHPGLPSLQQEALPRLMADARATMQPANGRMTAAELEAIGLDAGLASYATLALPLRDRREQLLGMLLLFKDGEIDAANASFIEALAASAATSLETQELLRGQKTLLEATIRMIAGAIDAQSPYTGGHCERVPELTFMLARAACAAQDGPYAGFGLDAEEWEALHIGAWLHDCGKVATPEHVVDKATKLETVYDRIHEVRMRFEVLKRDAEIGYWRGLAEGGDQAALRERRDVLLAALDDEFAFVADCNVGGEYLSPEKQQRLREIGARRWWRTLDERKGVSRDELARHAAPPLPLPVEETLLADKPEHRIPRPPEEAIAADNQWGFRVEVPELLYNRGELHNLSISRGTLTAEERYKINEHMVHTIRMLSELPFPRHLRAVPEIAGGHHEKMDGTGYPRRLDRSQLSPVARMMAIADIFEALTAADRPYKPGKTLSEALKIMASMRKDNHIDPELFELFLRSGVHLDYARRFMRAEQIDEVRIADYL, encoded by the coding sequence ATGGACGGCAAGCACAAGAGTCTGCCGCTGTACCTCCATATCACCTTGCTGTCGGTCGGCCTGGTGGCGGTGACCGGGCTGGTGCTGCGCCATTTCGGCGACGTGATCCCCGGGCTCGGCGAATTCGGCCTGCTGCTCGGCGCGGTGGCGGTGCTGGCGTTGCTGGCCTCGCGCCGGATCGCCGCGCCGCTGGCGGAACTGGCGAAGCAGGCGGAGGCGGTGCGCCGCTTCGACTTCAGCGACCATCCGCTGATCCGTTCGCCGGTGCAGGAAATCGACCAGCTCGGCGGCGCCTTCGACCTGATGCGCGATGCCGTGCGCCGCTTCCTGCGCATCAATCGCCGGCTGGCGACCGAAACCGACCTCGAGGCGCTGCAGCCGTGGTTGCTGGACAAGATGGTGGACCTCGCCGGCGCGCGCGGTGGCGTGCTGTACCTGGTCGACGGGGTGACCGATGCGCTGGGCGCGACCGCGCTGGATGCCGAGGGCGGCAGGGCCAGGGCGCATCCCGGCTTGCCGTCGCTGCAGCAGGAGGCCTTGCCGCGGCTGATGGCGGATGCGCGGGCGACCATGCAGCCGGCGAACGGGCGGATGACGGCCGCCGAGCTCGAGGCGATCGGGCTGGATGCCGGCTTGGCGTCGTACGCCACCCTGGCGCTGCCGCTGCGCGACCGCCGCGAGCAGTTGCTGGGCATGCTGCTGCTGTTCAAGGACGGCGAGATCGATGCCGCCAACGCCAGTTTCATCGAGGCGCTGGCGGCGAGCGCGGCCACCTCGCTGGAAACGCAGGAACTGCTGCGCGGGCAGAAGACCTTGCTGGAGGCGACCATCCGCATGATCGCCGGCGCCATCGATGCGCAGAGCCCCTATACCGGCGGCCACTGCGAGCGCGTGCCGGAACTGACCTTCATGCTGGCGCGCGCCGCATGCGCGGCGCAGGACGGGCCGTATGCCGGCTTCGGCCTGGATGCCGAGGAATGGGAAGCGCTGCACATCGGCGCCTGGCTGCACGACTGCGGCAAGGTCGCCACGCCGGAACACGTGGTGGACAAGGCGACCAAGCTGGAAACCGTCTACGACCGCATCCACGAGGTGCGCATGCGCTTCGAGGTGCTCAAGCGCGATGCCGAGATCGGGTATTGGCGCGGCCTCGCCGAAGGCGGCGACCAGGCCGCCTTGCGCGAACGCCGCGATGTGCTGCTGGCCGCGCTGGACGACGAATTCGCCTTCGTCGCCGACTGCAATGTCGGCGGCGAATACCTGTCGCCCGAGAAGCAGCAGCGCCTGCGCGAGATCGGCGCGCGGCGCTGGTGGCGCACGCTGGACGAGCGCAAGGGCGTCTCGCGCGACGAGCTCGCGCGCCACGCCGCGCCGCCCTTGCCGCTGCCGGTGGAAGAGACGCTGCTGGCGGACAAGCCCGAGCACCGCATCCCGCGGCCGCCGGAGGAGGCCATCGCGGCGGACAACCAGTGGGGGTTCCGGGTCGAGGTGCCGGAGCTGCTGTACAACCGCGGCGAACTGCACAACCTGTCGATCAGCCGCGGCACGCTCACCGCCGAGGAGCGATACAAGATCAACGAGCACATGGTGCACACGATCCGGATGCTCAGCGAGCTGCCGTTCCCGCGCCACCTGCGCGCGGTGCCGGAGATCGCCGGCGGCCACCACGAGAAGATGGACGGCACCGGCTACCCGCGGCGGCTGGACCGCAGCCAGCTCAGCCCGGTCGCGCGGATGATGGCGATCGCCGACATCTTCGAGGCGCTGACCGCCGCCGACCGCCCGTACAAGCCGGGCAAGACCCTGTCCGAGGCGCTGAAGATCATGGCGTCCATGCGCAAGGACAACCACATCGACCCGGAACTGTTCGAGCTGTTCCTGCGCAGCGGCGTGCACCTGGACTATGCGCGGCGCTTCATGCGCGCCGAGCAGATCGACGAGGTCCGGATCGCGGACTACCTGTAG
- a CDS encoding vWA domain-containing protein, producing the protein MQRHRLCTALLCAIALSACSTARENAAAEQDAAAAGAIAYPVAPPAPPAPASDAATLDSVAVAAPAMAKQANFAMRMMAPPAEPFAGGYRQDENTEKYEHREDNPVHRASEQPLSTFSIDVDTGSYANVRRMLRQGVRPPADSVRAEEFINYFSYGHPAPQSREAPFRVSTELAPAPWNAKRQLLMVGIKGYDVPKATLPPSNLVFLIDTSGSMDEPNKLPLLKQAFAQLVPQLRAQDRVSIVVYAGSAGLVLPPTPGDRHGEILAALEQLQAGGSTNGGEGIQLAYAMAKQGFAKGGVNRVILATDGDFNVGISDRKALETLVGDQRKSGVALSTLGFGDGNYNDAMAERLADVGDGNHAYIDTLQEARKVLVDEMQSTLLTIARDVKIQIEFNPAQVAEYRLIGYENRALKDEDFANDKVDAGDIGAGHEVTALYEIALAGSGGERLPPLRYAGKRATPPEAGTADEIAHLRLRYKLPDAAASKLIETPVLRSQLKAGPGESLRFAAAVAAFADALRGGTQMQGWDWDDILAAARNAQGADRWGLRAEFLQLVAAARQQLGADSTRSTAIAD; encoded by the coding sequence ATGCAACGCCATCGCCTGTGCACCGCCCTGCTCTGCGCCATCGCCCTGTCCGCCTGCAGCACCGCCCGCGAAAACGCGGCCGCCGAGCAGGATGCGGCCGCCGCGGGCGCGATCGCCTATCCCGTCGCCCCGCCTGCGCCGCCGGCGCCCGCGTCCGATGCCGCGACCCTCGACAGCGTCGCCGTGGCCGCACCCGCGATGGCCAAGCAGGCCAACTTCGCGATGCGGATGATGGCGCCGCCCGCCGAACCGTTCGCCGGCGGTTACCGGCAGGACGAGAACACCGAGAAATACGAGCACCGCGAGGACAACCCGGTGCACCGCGCCAGCGAACAGCCGCTGTCGACCTTCTCCATCGACGTCGACACCGGCAGCTACGCCAACGTGCGGCGCATGCTGCGCCAGGGCGTGCGCCCGCCGGCGGACTCGGTGCGCGCGGAGGAGTTCATCAACTATTTCAGTTACGGCCATCCGGCGCCGCAATCGCGGGAGGCGCCGTTCCGGGTCAGCACCGAACTCGCGCCCGCGCCGTGGAACGCAAAGCGCCAGCTGCTGATGGTCGGGATCAAGGGCTACGACGTGCCCAAGGCCACCTTGCCGCCGTCCAACCTGGTGTTCCTGATCGACACCTCCGGTTCGATGGACGAACCGAACAAGCTGCCGCTGCTCAAGCAGGCGTTCGCCCAGCTGGTGCCGCAGTTGCGCGCGCAGGACCGGGTGTCGATCGTGGTCTATGCCGGCTCGGCCGGACTGGTGCTGCCGCCGACGCCGGGCGACCGCCATGGCGAGATCCTGGCCGCGCTGGAACAGTTGCAGGCCGGCGGCAGCACCAATGGCGGCGAAGGCATCCAGCTGGCTTATGCGATGGCGAAACAGGGCTTCGCCAAGGGCGGCGTGAACCGGGTGATCCTGGCCACCGATGGCGACTTCAACGTCGGCATCAGCGACCGCAAGGCGCTGGAAACCCTGGTCGGCGACCAGCGCAAGTCCGGCGTGGCGCTGAGCACGCTCGGCTTCGGCGACGGCAACTACAACGACGCCATGGCCGAACGCCTGGCCGACGTCGGCGACGGCAACCACGCCTACATCGACACCCTGCAGGAAGCGCGCAAGGTGCTGGTCGACGAGATGCAGTCGACCCTGCTGACCATCGCCCGCGACGTGAAGATCCAGATCGAGTTCAACCCCGCGCAGGTCGCCGAGTACCGCCTGATCGGCTACGAGAACCGCGCGCTGAAGGACGAGGATTTCGCCAACGACAAGGTCGACGCCGGCGACATCGGCGCCGGCCATGAAGTGACCGCGCTGTACGAAATCGCCCTGGCCGGTTCCGGCGGGGAACGCCTGCCGCCGCTGCGCTACGCCGGCAAACGGGCGACACCGCCCGAAGCCGGCACGGCGGACGAAATCGCCCACCTGCGGCTGCGCTACAAACTGCCGGATGCCGCAGCCAGCAAGCTGATCGAAACCCCGGTCCTGCGCTCGCAACTCAAGGCCGGGCCGGGCGAATCGCTGCGCTTCGCCGCCGCGGTCGCCGCGTTTGCCGACGCCCTGCGCGGCGGCACGCAGATGCAGGGCTGGGACTGGGACGACATCCTGGCCGCCGCGCGCAACGCGCAGGGCGCCGACCGTTGGGGCCTGCGCGCGGAATTCCTGCAACTGGTGGCGGCGGCCCGCCAGCAACTGGGCGCCGATTCCACGCGTTCCACCGCGATCGCGGACTGA
- a CDS encoding sensor domain-containing diguanylate cyclase: MNGGRIVQLQQGANEARARREALERDELVRLLDVAEQRIESLRRNERLQLALYEIADLAGGSLDMQDMLRRIHAIVGELMYAENFYIVLYDDARQKMRFLYFVDKLDPYVNDPDTELDFDQADANLTVTLLRGGVAMRGPSRELRERHGIAHDESNGPDSADWMGVPMLREDLVAGGIVVQSYERPGVYSEEERVLLAYVAQHILTALDRHHAREQLEQRVEERTHELRQANLDLQAEVLERQRSQELQRALFRIAELSMTSETLERFYAEIHKVVGGLLYARNFYIAMLSADRTMLEFPYSVDERDAVRRPRKAAKGLTEYVLGSGKALLADRPRIAQLEAAGKVRSIGTLAHCWLGVPLLHDDRVVGVIAVQSYSPEIGFSSRDQELLTFVAYHIGSGLARKQAQDRLVQAHAGLEQRVSERTRELAEANAELVEQMGERMRAERKLTYQATHDALTGLPNRVQLLERLARAIAGARGDANACFAVLFLDLDRFKLVNDSVGHAVGDELLIEAGRRIVGTVRGTDMVARLGGDEYAILAEGLDGPGMAEELGRRVLAALGAPVWIAGRELFPTASIGIAMWHPRYENGEEMLRDADAAMYRAKGEGRDRCELFDEAMREEATRTLDLEADLRRAINSDAFEPHYQPIVRMSDATVVGSEALLRWRHEQRGLLAPGAFLDVGEESGLIEQVDWLMYARVIADMARSDMPGYVAINVSPRHFRSPDFADRLLGLVAAAGVAPSRLRIEITEVALLDDAPRISQSLNLLRERGVLAQLDDFGTGFSALSYLHRFPIAALKIDRSFVADLNGDARAESVAVIRAIVALAGSLGIEIIAEGVETQAQRERLLELGCTYAQGFLFGRPEPPA, translated from the coding sequence ATGAACGGGGGCAGGATCGTGCAGCTGCAGCAGGGCGCAAACGAGGCGCGGGCGCGCCGTGAAGCGCTCGAAAGGGACGAGTTGGTGCGCCTGCTGGACGTGGCCGAGCAACGCATCGAATCCCTGCGCCGCAACGAACGCCTGCAGCTGGCCCTGTACGAGATCGCCGACCTCGCCGGCGGCAGCCTGGACATGCAGGACATGCTGCGCCGGATCCACGCGATCGTCGGCGAGCTCATGTACGCCGAGAACTTCTACATCGTCCTGTACGACGATGCGCGGCAGAAGATGCGGTTCCTGTATTTCGTCGACAAGCTCGACCCCTACGTCAACGACCCGGACACCGAGCTCGACTTCGACCAGGCCGATGCCAACCTCACCGTGACCTTGCTGCGCGGCGGCGTGGCGATGCGCGGGCCTTCGCGCGAACTGCGCGAACGGCACGGCATCGCCCACGACGAGAGCAACGGCCCGGACAGCGCGGACTGGATGGGCGTGCCGATGCTGCGCGAGGACCTGGTGGCCGGCGGCATCGTGGTGCAGAGCTACGAGCGCCCGGGGGTGTACAGCGAGGAGGAGCGCGTGCTGCTGGCCTACGTGGCCCAGCACATCCTGACCGCGCTCGACCGCCACCATGCGCGCGAGCAGCTCGAACAGCGGGTCGAGGAACGCACCCACGAGCTGCGCCAGGCCAACCTCGACCTGCAGGCGGAAGTGCTGGAGCGGCAGCGCTCGCAGGAGCTGCAGCGCGCCTTGTTCCGCATCGCCGAACTGTCGATGACCAGCGAGACGCTGGAACGCTTCTACGCCGAGATCCACAAGGTGGTCGGCGGCCTGCTGTATGCGCGCAATTTCTACATCGCGATGCTGTCGGCCGACCGCACGATGCTCGAATTCCCCTATTCGGTGGACGAACGCGATGCGGTGCGCCGCCCGCGCAAGGCCGCCAAGGGCCTGACCGAATACGTGCTGGGCAGCGGCAAGGCCCTGCTCGCCGACCGTCCGCGCATCGCCCAGCTGGAAGCGGCGGGCAAGGTGCGCAGCATCGGCACCCTGGCGCATTGCTGGCTGGGCGTGCCGCTGCTGCACGACGACCGGGTGGTCGGGGTGATCGCGGTGCAGAGCTATTCGCCCGAAATCGGCTTCAGCAGCCGCGACCAGGAACTGCTGACCTTCGTCGCCTACCACATCGGCAGCGGCCTGGCCCGCAAGCAGGCGCAGGACCGGCTGGTGCAGGCGCATGCAGGGCTGGAGCAGCGGGTCAGCGAGCGCACCCGCGAACTGGCCGAGGCCAACGCCGAGCTGGTCGAGCAGATGGGCGAGCGCATGCGCGCCGAGCGCAAGCTGACCTACCAGGCCACCCACGACGCCCTGACCGGCTTGCCGAACCGGGTGCAGTTGCTGGAACGGCTGGCGCGCGCGATCGCCGGCGCGCGCGGCGATGCCAACGCCTGCTTCGCCGTGCTGTTCCTCGACCTGGACCGCTTCAAGCTGGTCAACGACAGCGTGGGCCATGCGGTCGGCGACGAATTGCTGATCGAGGCCGGCCGCCGGATCGTCGGCACCGTGCGCGGCACCGACATGGTGGCGCGGCTCGGCGGCGACGAATACGCGATCCTCGCCGAGGGGCTGGACGGCCCGGGGATGGCGGAAGAGCTCGGGCGCCGCGTGCTGGCCGCGCTGGGCGCGCCGGTCTGGATCGCCGGGCGCGAGCTGTTCCCCACCGCCAGCATCGGCATCGCCATGTGGCATCCGCGCTACGAGAACGGCGAGGAGATGCTGCGCGATGCCGATGCGGCGATGTACCGCGCCAAGGGCGAGGGCCGCGACCGCTGCGAGTTGTTCGACGAGGCCATGCGCGAGGAAGCCACGCGCACGCTGGACCTGGAGGCGGACCTGCGCCGCGCGATCAACAGCGATGCGTTCGAGCCGCACTACCAGCCGATCGTGCGCATGTCCGATGCGACGGTGGTCGGGTCCGAGGCGCTGCTGCGCTGGCGCCACGAGCAGCGCGGCCTGCTGGCGCCGGGCGCGTTCCTCGACGTCGGCGAGGAAAGCGGCTTGATCGAACAGGTCGACTGGCTGATGTACGCGCGGGTGATCGCCGACATGGCGCGCAGCGACATGCCGGGCTACGTGGCGATCAACGTCTCGCCGCGGCATTTCCGTTCGCCGGATTTCGCCGACCGGCTGCTCGGCCTGGTCGCGGCGGCGGGAGTGGCGCCGTCGCGGCTGCGCATCGAGATCACCGAAGTGGCGTTGCTGGACGACGCGCCGCGGATCAGCCAGAGCCTGAACCTGTTGCGCGAGCGCGGCGTGCTGGCGCAGCTGGACGATTTCGGCACCGGTTTCTCGGCCTTGTCCTACCTGCACCGGTTCCCGATCGCCGCGCTCAAGATCGACCGCAGCTTCGTCGCCGACCTCAATGGCGACGCGCGCGCGGAAAGCGTGGCGGTGATCCGCGCGATCGTGGCGCTGGCGGGCAGCCTGGGCATCGAGATCATCGCCGAGGGCGTGGAGACCCAGGCCCAGCGCGAGCGCCTGCTCGAGCTGGGCTGCACCTATGCGCAAGGCTTCCTTTTCGGGCGTCCAGAGCCGCCGGCCTGA
- a CDS encoding aldehyde dehydrogenase family protein: MNDVYPYYLANRAVQANTGLEVLDKYSGKVAARTAFADAAAIDAAISAAYDARAAMAAFPPDARRDVLEHCVRRFGERSEELALALCIEAGKPIRDARGEVTRLVDTFRIAAGEATRIGGEVLELGISPRTRGYRGMTKRVPVGACSFITPFNFPLNLVAHKVAPAIAAGCPFVLKPAAKTPLGALIIGEVLAETDLPAGAFSILPCSNEDAAALTSDERIALLSFTGGLVGWELKARAGRKKVTLELGGNAACIVDADPGQPLDELVERLVFGAYYQSGQSCISVQRIIAHRAVFDALCERLAAAVAGLRTGDPRDEATFIGPVIDEAAAQRIDGWIDAAVAGGAKALVRGARKGNMLPAALLADVPRDADLYRKEAFGPVACIEAYDDFDEAIARANDSAFGLQAGVFTADLGHAMRAWDALETGGVIVGDVPSFRVDNMPYGGIKQSGLGREGVRWAIADMTEERLLVIRDRA; the protein is encoded by the coding sequence ATGAACGACGTCTACCCGTACTACCTCGCCAATCGCGCGGTGCAGGCGAATACCGGCCTCGAAGTCCTCGACAAGTACAGCGGCAAGGTGGCCGCGCGCACCGCGTTCGCCGATGCCGCGGCGATCGACGCGGCGATCAGCGCCGCATACGACGCGCGCGCGGCGATGGCCGCGTTCCCGCCGGATGCGCGCCGCGACGTGCTCGAGCATTGCGTGCGCCGTTTCGGCGAACGCAGCGAGGAACTCGCGCTGGCCCTGTGCATCGAGGCCGGCAAGCCGATCCGCGATGCGCGCGGCGAAGTGACCCGGCTGGTCGACACCTTCCGCATCGCCGCCGGCGAGGCCACCCGGATCGGCGGCGAGGTGCTGGAACTCGGGATCTCCCCGCGCACCCGCGGTTACCGCGGGATGACCAAGCGGGTGCCGGTCGGCGCCTGCAGCTTCATCACCCCGTTCAATTTCCCGCTCAACCTGGTCGCGCACAAGGTCGCACCGGCGATCGCCGCCGGCTGCCCGTTCGTGCTCAAGCCGGCGGCGAAAACCCCGTTGGGTGCGCTGATCATCGGCGAGGTGCTGGCCGAAACCGACCTGCCGGCGGGCGCGTTCTCGATCCTGCCCTGCAGCAACGAGGACGCCGCAGCGCTGACCAGCGACGAACGGATCGCCCTGCTCAGCTTCACCGGCGGCCTGGTCGGCTGGGAGCTGAAGGCGCGCGCGGGGCGCAAGAAGGTCACCCTCGAACTGGGCGGCAACGCGGCCTGCATCGTCGACGCCGATCCCGGCCAGCCGCTGGACGAGCTGGTCGAACGCCTGGTGTTCGGCGCGTATTACCAGAGCGGGCAAAGCTGCATCAGCGTGCAGCGGATCATCGCCCATCGCGCGGTCTTCGATGCGCTGTGCGAACGGCTCGCCGCAGCGGTGGCCGGGCTGCGGACCGGCGACCCGCGCGACGAGGCCACCTTCATCGGCCCGGTGATCGACGAGGCGGCGGCGCAACGCATCGACGGCTGGATCGATGCCGCCGTCGCCGGCGGCGCCAAGGCGCTGGTGCGCGGCGCACGCAAGGGCAACATGCTGCCCGCCGCCTTGCTGGCCGATGTGCCGCGCGATGCCGACCTGTACCGCAAGGAAGCGTTCGGTCCGGTCGCCTGCATCGAGGCCTACGACGATTTCGACGAAGCCATCGCGCGCGCCAACGACAGCGCGTTCGGCCTGCAGGCCGGCGTGTTCACCGCCGACCTGGGGCATGCGATGCGCGCCTGGGATGCGCTGGAAACGGGCGGGGTGATCGTCGGCGACGTGCCCAGCTTCCGCGTCGACAACATGCCCTACGGCGGGATCAAGCAATCCGGGCTGGGCCGCGAGGGCGTGCGCTGGGCGATCGCCGACATGACCGAGGAACGGCTGCTGGTGATCCGCGACCGCGCCTAA
- the xseA gene encoding exodeoxyribonuclease VII large subunit, with amino-acid sequence MNFDPPRDQVLTPSQLNTLARDLLEGAFPLVLVEGEIGNLSRPGSGHLYFTLKDARAQVRCALFKPKSQWLKFVPREGLKVVARGRLTLYEARGDYQLVCDSLEEAGEGALRRAFDELKAKLATEGLFDAERKRALPAFVRRLAVITSPSGAVIRDIVSVLRRRFPLVEVDLLPVPVQGEGAAAQVRAMLQRADASGRYDAILLARGGGSLEDLWAFNDEALARAIAASKVPVVSAIGHETDFSLSDFAADLRAPTPSASAELLVPDAATLSARLQGLHRQLLALQANALRQRMQRADRAFLRLQALRPQARLEALAQRARQAQARLANAMQRRLEREHAALRHADAILRATHPQRRLQLARARLEWLRGRPQAILAQRLQQDALHLRGLARSLHAVSPLATVARGYSILQHADGRIVRGIGDAAVGDTLHGRLHDGRLRLHVEGKEPPA; translated from the coding sequence ATGAACTTCGATCCGCCGCGCGACCAGGTCCTGACCCCCAGCCAGCTGAACACCCTGGCCCGCGACTTGCTGGAAGGCGCGTTCCCGCTGGTGCTGGTGGAAGGGGAGATCGGCAACCTGTCGCGGCCGGGCTCCGGGCACCTGTACTTCACCCTCAAGGACGCCCGCGCGCAGGTGCGCTGCGCCCTGTTCAAGCCCAAGAGCCAGTGGCTGAAGTTCGTCCCGCGCGAAGGCCTGAAGGTGGTCGCGCGCGGCCGCCTGACCCTGTACGAGGCGCGCGGCGATTACCAGCTGGTCTGCGATTCGCTGGAGGAAGCCGGCGAAGGCGCGCTGCGCCGGGCCTTCGACGAACTGAAGGCGAAACTGGCCACGGAAGGCCTGTTCGACGCGGAGCGCAAACGCGCCCTGCCCGCCTTCGTGCGCCGGCTGGCAGTGATCACTTCGCCCTCGGGTGCGGTCATCCGCGACATCGTCAGCGTGCTGCGCCGGCGTTTCCCGCTGGTCGAGGTCGACCTGCTGCCAGTGCCGGTGCAAGGCGAAGGCGCGGCGGCGCAGGTCCGCGCGATGCTGCAACGCGCGGATGCCAGCGGCCGCTACGACGCGATCCTGCTCGCCCGCGGCGGCGGCTCGCTGGAAGACCTGTGGGCGTTCAACGACGAGGCCTTGGCGCGCGCGATCGCCGCATCGAAGGTGCCGGTAGTCTCCGCCATCGGCCACGAGACCGACTTCTCGCTCAGCGATTTCGCCGCCGACCTGCGCGCGCCCACGCCCTCGGCCTCCGCCGAGCTGCTGGTGCCCGATGCCGCGACCCTGTCCGCGCGCCTGCAGGGCCTGCATCGGCAATTGCTCGCCCTGCAGGCGAACGCGCTGCGCCAGCGCATGCAGCGCGCGGACCGCGCCTTCCTGCGCCTGCAGGCCCTGCGCCCGCAGGCGCGGCTGGAAGCCCTCGCGCAACGCGCACGGCAGGCGCAGGCGCGGCTGGCGAACGCGATGCAGCGCCGGCTGGAACGCGAACACGCGGCGCTGCGCCACGCCGACGCGATCCTGCGCGCCACCCATCCGCAACGCCGGCTGCAACTGGCGCGCGCGCGCCTCGAATGGTTGCGCGGCCGCCCGCAGGCGATCCTCGCGCAACGCCTGCAACAGGACGCCCTGCACCTGCGCGGGCTGGCGCGCTCGCTGCATGCGGTCAGCCCCTTGGCCACGGTCGCGCGCGGCTACAGCATCCTCCAGCACGCCGATGGCCGCATCGTGCGCGGCATCGGCGACGCCGCCGTCGGCGACACCCTGCACGGCCGCCTGCACGATGGCCGGCTGCGCCTGCACGTCGAAGGCAAGGAGCCCCCCGCATGA
- the ispG gene encoding flavodoxin-dependent (E)-4-hydroxy-3-methylbut-2-enyl-diphosphate synthase, protein MSTAPTPVEPLPCHDPGRFGADPRRGTRQVEIGGVKVGGDAPVVVQSMTNTDTADVASTVKQVAELWRAGSELVRVTVNNPESAAAVPRIVDKLEMMGVRVPIIGDFHYNGHTLLANEPACAEALAKYRINPGNVGFGKKRDTQFAQLIEFAIQYGKPVRIGANWGSLDQSLAARLMDENHARAEPWDAGRVLREALIRSAIDSAERAVEIGLPRERIVLSAKVSGVQELVAVYRDLAARSDFALHLGLTEAGIGSKGIVASSAALGVLLQEGIGDTIRISLTPEPGASRTQEVIVAQELLQTMGLRAFTPMVTACPGCGRTTSEFFQELAKVVQEHVRGRMPEWKISHPGAENMTLAVMGCIVNGPGESRHANIGISLPGTGETPAAPVFVDGEKTVTLRGDNIAHEFVALIDAYVERRYRATSPG, encoded by the coding sequence ATGAGCACCGCGCCCACGCCCGTCGAACCCTTGCCCTGCCACGATCCCGGCCGCTTCGGCGCGGATCCCCGGCGCGGCACGCGGCAGGTCGAGATCGGCGGCGTGAAAGTCGGCGGCGACGCGCCGGTGGTGGTGCAGTCGATGACCAATACCGATACTGCCGACGTCGCCTCCACCGTCAAGCAGGTCGCCGAGCTGTGGCGCGCCGGTTCGGAACTGGTGCGGGTGACGGTGAACAATCCCGAATCCGCCGCCGCGGTGCCGCGCATCGTCGACAAGCTCGAGATGATGGGCGTCCGCGTGCCGATCATCGGCGACTTCCACTACAACGGCCACACCCTGCTGGCGAACGAGCCGGCCTGCGCCGAGGCGCTGGCGAAGTACCGGATCAACCCGGGCAATGTCGGCTTCGGCAAGAAGCGCGACACCCAGTTCGCGCAGCTGATCGAATTCGCCATCCAGTACGGCAAGCCGGTGCGGATCGGCGCCAACTGGGGCTCGCTGGACCAGTCGCTGGCCGCGCGGCTGATGGACGAGAACCACGCGCGCGCCGAGCCCTGGGATGCGGGCCGGGTGCTGCGCGAGGCGCTGATCCGCTCCGCCATCGATTCCGCCGAGCGGGCGGTCGAGATCGGCCTGCCGCGCGAGCGCATCGTGCTCAGCGCGAAGGTGTCGGGCGTGCAGGAACTGGTGGCGGTCTACCGCGACCTGGCCGCGCGCAGCGATTTCGCCCTGCACCTGGGCCTGACCGAGGCCGGCATCGGCAGCAAGGGCATCGTCGCCTCCAGCGCCGCGCTCGGCGTGCTGCTGCAGGAAGGGATCGGCGACACCATCCGCATCTCGCTGACCCCGGAGCCGGGCGCCTCGCGCACGCAGGAAGTGATCGTGGCGCAGGAACTGCTGCAGACCATGGGCCTGCGCGCGTTCACCCCGATGGTGACCGCCTGCCCGGGCTGCGGGCGCACCACCAGCGAGTTCTTCCAGGAACTGGCCAAGGTCGTGCAGGAGCACGTGCGCGGCAGGATGCCGGAATGGAAGATCAGCCATCCCGGGGCGGAGAACATGACCCTGGCGGTGATGGGCTGCATCGTCAACGGCCCGGGCGAGTCGCGCCACGCCAACATCGGCATCTCGCTGCCCGGCACCGGCGAAACGCCGGCGGCGCCGGTGTTCGTGGATGGCGAGAAGACCGTGACCTTGCGCGGGGACAACATCGCCCATGAATTCGTGGCCCTGATCGACGCCTACGTCGAGCGACGCTACCGGGCGACGTCGCCGGGCTGA